From the Clostridium putrefaciens genome, one window contains:
- a CDS encoding amino acid ABC transporter ATP-binding protein, producing MIQIKDLTKDFGDNKVLKGVNEEIKKGEVVVVIGPSGSGKSTFLRCLNLLEIPTSGHIVFEGQDVTDKKVDINKLREKMGMVFQQFNLFPHKTILDNITLAPIKVKGKSKEEAESIAFKLLDKIGLREKAKSYPSQLSGGQKQRIAIARSLAMEPNVMLFDEPTSALDPEMVGEVLAVMKDLAKEGMTMVVVTHEMGFAKEVGDRVLFMDNGNIVEEGKPLDIFSNPKNPRTKDFLSKVL from the coding sequence GTGATACAAATTAAGGATTTAACTAAAGACTTTGGTGATAACAAAGTTTTAAAAGGTGTTAATGAAGAGATTAAAAAAGGCGAAGTAGTTGTGGTTATAGGTCCTTCTGGATCTGGAAAGAGTACTTTTTTAAGATGCCTTAACCTTTTAGAAATTCCCACCTCTGGACATATAGTCTTTGAAGGACAAGATGTTACAGACAAAAAGGTAGATATAAATAAGTTAAGAGAGAAAATGGGAATGGTATTCCAGCAGTTTAACCTATTCCCACATAAAACAATTTTAGATAACATAACTTTAGCTCCTATAAAGGTTAAAGGTAAATCAAAGGAAGAAGCTGAATCTATAGCATTTAAATTACTTGATAAAATAGGACTTAGAGAAAAGGCAAAAAGTTATCCTTCTCAGTTATCAGGTGGCCAAAAACAAAGAATAGCTATAGCTCGCTCTCTTGCAATGGAGCCTAATGTTATGCTTTTTGATGAACCAACTTCAGCACTTGACCCTGAAATGGTTGGAGAAGTTTTAGCTGTTATGAAAGATCTAGCAAAAGAAGGCATGACCATGGTTGTTGTTACCCATGAAATGGGCTTTGCAAAAGAAGTTGGAGACAGAGTTTTGTTTATGGATAATGGAAATATTGTAGAAGAAGGCAAGCCTTTAGATATATTTTCAAATCCTAAAAACCCTAGAACAAAAGATTTCCTAAGTAAGGTGCTTTAA
- a CDS encoding amino acid ABC transporter permease encodes MDFSFLGEYSGFFFKGAKFTLILAFFTVIIGSLIGLILSLMKLSNKKILRFVSSIYIEFIRGTPVLVQLYIIYYGLPAIGIKLPDLVAATITMSINSGAYVAEIIRAGINAVDKGQTEAARSLGMGSSMTMANVIIPQAFKNILPALGNEFIVVVKESSIVSVIGIHELMYNANTVRGTTFQPFEPLIVAALFYFIITFSLSKLLGIAERRMNKSDTN; translated from the coding sequence TTGGATTTTAGCTTTTTAGGTGAATACTCAGGTTTTTTCTTTAAGGGTGCTAAGTTCACCCTTATCCTTGCCTTTTTCACAGTAATAATTGGATCATTAATAGGTCTTATACTTTCTCTTATGAAACTCTCAAATAAAAAGATATTAAGGTTTGTATCCTCTATTTATATAGAATTTATAAGAGGTACTCCGGTTCTTGTGCAACTTTATATTATATATTATGGTCTGCCAGCTATCGGAATAAAGCTTCCAGATTTAGTCGCTGCAACTATCACCATGTCTATTAATAGTGGTGCTTATGTAGCTGAAATAATTAGAGCTGGCATAAATGCCGTGGATAAAGGACAAACAGAAGCTGCAAGAAGTCTAGGTATGGGAAGTTCTATGACTATGGCAAATGTTATAATCCCCCAAGCCTTTAAGAATATCTTACCTGCTTTAGGTAATGAATTTATTGTAGTTGTAAAGGAATCATCAATAGTTTCCGTTATAGGCATTCATGAACTTATGTATAATGCAAATACTGTTAGGGGTACAACCTTCCAACCCTTTGAGCCTCTAATAGTTGCAGCTTTATTTTATTTCATAATTACATTTAGCCTTTCAAAATTACTTGGAATAGCTGAAAGGAGGATGAATAAAAGTGATACAAATTAA
- the tyrS gene encoding tyrosine--tRNA ligase, whose protein sequence is MISVDEQLKIIKKGAAEIINEEELKEKLVKAEKENRPLVVKLGLDPSAPDIHIGHAVVLRKIKQLQDLGHRAVIIIGDFTGMIGDPTGKSKARKQLTKEQVMENAKTYEKQIFKILDKEKTDLRFNSEWLEKLNFRDVIELSAKYSVARMLEREDFKNRFKNEISIGIHEFFYPLMQAYDSIAIDADIELGGTDQRFNILMGRTMQKEYGKECQIALFMPILEGLDGKEKMSKSLGNYIGIYDSPEVMYTKTMEIPDDLIIKYFELGTDIHPDKINEMKANLQSDSVNPRDIKMSLAKEIVRLYHSEEDSLKAEHHFVHVFQKNQMPEDLEPVTITDTMNFIEVIVYAKLASSNSEARRLITQGGVRINGEKVSDFNDVKLKDEDIIQVGKKKFAKIKL, encoded by the coding sequence ATGATAAGTGTAGATGAACAATTAAAGATTATTAAAAAGGGTGCAGCAGAAATTATAAATGAAGAGGAATTAAAAGAGAAGCTTGTAAAAGCAGAAAAAGAAAATAGACCTCTTGTAGTAAAGCTAGGACTTGATCCAAGTGCTCCTGATATTCATATAGGTCATGCAGTAGTTTTAAGAAAGATAAAGCAACTTCAAGATTTAGGTCATAGAGCAGTAATAATTATAGGTGACTTTACAGGAATGATAGGAGACCCAACGGGTAAGTCTAAAGCAAGAAAACAACTTACAAAAGAGCAGGTTATGGAAAATGCAAAAACTTATGAAAAGCAAATCTTTAAAATATTAGATAAAGAAAAGACAGACCTACGATTTAATAGTGAATGGCTTGAAAAGCTTAATTTTAGAGATGTCATAGAACTTTCAGCAAAATACAGTGTAGCTAGGATGCTTGAGAGAGAAGACTTTAAAAATAGATTTAAAAATGAAATAAGCATAGGAATTCATGAGTTTTTCTATCCTTTAATGCAAGCTTACGATTCTATAGCAATAGATGCAGACATAGAGCTTGGGGGAACTGATCAAAGATTTAACATATTAATGGGTAGAACTATGCAAAAAGAATACGGCAAGGAATGCCAAATTGCTTTATTCATGCCTATATTAGAAGGCCTTGATGGTAAGGAAAAGATGAGTAAAAGTCTTGGAAACTACATTGGGATTTATGATAGTCCGGAGGTTATGTACACAAAGACTATGGAAATACCAGATGATCTTATAATAAAGTACTTTGAGCTTGGAACTGATATACATCCAGATAAGATAAATGAAATGAAGGCCAATCTTCAGTCAGACAGCGTAAATCCAAGAGATATAAAAATGAGTTTAGCTAAAGAAATAGTAAGATTATATCATAGTGAAGAGGATTCATTAAAAGCTGAACATCATTTTGTACATGTGTTTCAGAAAAATCAAATGCCTGAAGATCTAGAACCTGTAACAATAACTGATACTATGAACTTTATAGAAGTTATAGTATATGCAAAGCTTGCATCATCTAACAGTGAAGCTAGAAGACTTATAACTCAAGGTGGAGTTAGGATAAATGGAGAAAAGGTTAGCGACTTTAATGATGTAAAATTAAAGGATGAAGATATAATACAAGTAGGAAAGAAAAAGTTTGCTAAGATTAAGCTATAA
- a CDS encoding PHP-associated domain-containing protein produces the protein MGCFGASDAHVVNKIGTYATKFSHNIRDEKDFIEAIKQGNFCPVRKKEQGFETINVYDTLKTT, from the coding sequence ATAGGATGCTTTGGAGCTAGTGATGCCCACGTGGTAAATAAAATAGGCACCTATGCTACAAAGTTTTCTCATAACATAAGGGATGAAAAAGATTTTATAGAAGCAATTAAACAAGGGAATTTTTGCCCAGTTAGAAAAAAAGAGCAGGGATTTGAAACTATCAATGTTTATGATACTTTAAAGACAACGTAA
- the dut gene encoding dUTP diphosphatase — protein MYNLKVKLIHKEARLPVSAHKGDAGLDLFSVEEMEIKPSESKLIHTGIIIELPKNTEAQIRPRSGLALKNGITVLNTPGTIDEGYRGEICIILINHGKEVFKVEKAMKIAQMVIKPTVLVNVEEIDELTTDSERGQGGFGSSGLL, from the coding sequence ATGTACAATTTAAAGGTTAAATTAATACACAAAGAAGCAAGACTTCCGGTATCAGCTCATAAAGGTGATGCAGGATTAGACTTATTTTCTGTAGAAGAGATGGAGATAAAACCTAGTGAGTCTAAGTTAATACATACTGGGATAATAATAGAACTTCCTAAAAATACAGAAGCGCAGATAAGACCAAGAAGTGGACTTGCTTTAAAGAATGGGATAACAGTACTAAATACCCCAGGAACTATTGATGAAGGATATAGAGGGGAAATATGCATAATCTTAATTAATCATGGCAAAGAAGTATTTAAGGTAGAAAAGGCTATGAAAATAGCCCAAATGGTAATAAAGCCTACGGTATTAGTGAATGTGGAAGAGATAGACGAATTAACTACAGACAGTGAAAGAGGACAAGGTGGATTTGGATCTAGTGGACTTTTATAA
- a CDS encoding oxidoreductase: MKLNMAILGFGKSATRYHLPYILLRKDINVKWIYNRNRKLELEKDFKNHNISFTDNISDVLNDDEVKLVTICTPPSTHYDLANLCLLNNKSVLVEKPFATTLKETKKLLDLAKSKGLTIMPYQNRRFDSDFLALKKVIDGGNLGEIVELESHIDYYRPEDTSNNLDYYNGSVFGLGVHILDQVVSLFGRPEKVFYDVKSIRNPSNADDYYEIQLFYNTFKVKLKTSHLVKLPYYRFTIHGKRGSFIKRSIDRQEEFLKKGILPETKGFGLDTPNDYGLMNYISTTGEEITKFIETPIGDYGRVYDNIYSAIMYHKPKLVNDDELLTVIEILEKAFKGDNPKIITL, encoded by the coding sequence ATGAAACTTAATATGGCTATTTTAGGCTTTGGTAAAAGTGCTACTAGATATCACTTACCTTATATACTGCTTAGAAAAGATATAAATGTTAAATGGATCTACAATAGAAATAGGAAATTAGAACTTGAAAAAGACTTTAAGAATCACAATATAAGTTTTACTGATAATATATCTGATGTGTTAAATGATGATGAGGTTAAACTTGTAACTATTTGTACTCCACCTAGCACTCATTATGATCTTGCAAATCTTTGCCTTTTAAATAATAAAAGTGTCTTAGTGGAAAAGCCCTTTGCAACAACACTTAAAGAAACAAAGAAGTTATTAGACTTGGCTAAATCTAAAGGGCTTACTATAATGCCTTATCAAAACAGACGATTTGATTCTGATTTTTTGGCCTTAAAAAAAGTTATAGATGGTGGTAATTTAGGAGAGATTGTAGAACTAGAATCACATATTGATTATTATAGACCTGAAGATACTAGTAATAATCTAGACTATTACAATGGATCTGTTTTTGGTTTAGGTGTGCATATATTAGACCAAGTAGTTTCCTTATTTGGTAGACCTGAAAAGGTGTTTTATGATGTTAAATCCATAAGAAACCCCTCTAATGCTGATGACTATTATGAGATACAATTGTTTTATAATACTTTCAAGGTTAAGTTAAAAACTAGTCATTTAGTAAAGCTTCCTTATTATAGGTTCACTATTCATGGTAAAAGAGGAAGCTTTATAAAAAGGTCAATAGATAGGCAAGAAGAATTCCTAAAAAAAGGTATCCTGCCTGAAACGAAAGGCTTCGGATTGGATACACCAAATGATTATGGGCTTATGAATTATATTAGCACCACCGGGGAAGAAATAACTAAGTTTATTGAAACTCCTATTGGAGATTATGGAAGGGTTTATGATAACATTTATTCAGCTATAATGTACCATAAGCCAAAACTAGTTAATGATGATGAATTATTAACAGTTATAGAAATTTTAGAAAAAGCTTTTAAGGGTGATAACCCAAAGATTATAACCCTTTAA
- a CDS encoding transporter substrate-binding domain-containing protein has protein sequence MKTTVLKTILSVAIIGVMVFSLSACGKKDNNTNQSHLDKVKSSGTLVLGTSADYPPYEFHKNIDGKDTIVGFDIAIAEEIAKDLGVTLEVKDMDFDGLLAALNTGNVDMVMAGMSPDDTRRKKADFSNIYYNALQDIIIRTEDKDTFNSLEDFNGKKIGVQKGSLQEKMANNQLKSSEIKGLGKVTDLVLELKNNKVDAIVVEKPVAKAYIKRNSDMTLSVPKLEEEGEGGSAIALSKDSGEFLESINKTLDRLTKDNIIEDFVVKYNQLIEE, from the coding sequence ATGAAAACAACAGTATTAAAAACAATATTATCTGTAGCAATTATCGGAGTTATGGTATTTTCCTTATCCGCTTGTGGAAAGAAAGATAATAATACAAATCAAAGTCACTTAGATAAGGTTAAGTCTTCTGGGACGCTTGTCCTTGGTACAAGTGCTGATTACCCACCTTATGAATTTCATAAAAATATAGATGGCAAGGATACTATTGTAGGTTTTGATATTGCTATAGCAGAAGAAATAGCAAAAGACCTTGGGGTAACTCTTGAGGTAAAGGATATGGATTTTGATGGTCTTTTAGCTGCTTTAAATACAGGTAATGTGGACATGGTTATGGCAGGTATGTCTCCTGATGATACAAGAAGAAAAAAAGCCGACTTTTCAAATATATATTACAATGCTCTGCAGGACATAATAATAAGAACTGAAGATAAGGACACGTTTAACTCCTTAGAGGACTTTAACGGTAAAAAGATAGGTGTTCAAAAGGGTTCTCTACAAGAAAAGATGGCAAATAATCAATTAAAAAGTAGTGAAATCAAAGGTCTTGGTAAGGTTACAGACTTAGTACTTGAACTTAAAAATAATAAGGTTGATGCAATAGTTGTTGAAAAGCCAGTAGCAAAAGCTTACATAAAAAGAAATTCTGATATGACTTTATCTGTTCCAAAACTTGAAGAAGAGGGAGAAGGCGGATCTGCTATAGCACTTAGTAAGGATTCAGGTGAATTTTTAGAATCTATTAATAAAACCTTAGACAGGCTCACTAAAGATAATATAATTGAAGATTTCGTAGTTAAATATAATCAACTAATAGAAGAATAG
- a CDS encoding PspA/IM30 family protein: MGVFSRISNMFKAKVNNALDEAENPIELLDQKIRDMEENLNKAKLSSAQVLGNVRETEKKMVVSQNESKDWEEKVKLAVSKGNDDLAKRALERKLDADKKHLSLQSSYKEASGKAEFLKKNLKELEDEIQKTRSYRDEAAARINNAEASKQVNEILANVQTKTNSIKIDDIERKIQKKEALAEGLGDLKQVDSLENEFEALGGTTDLDAELAKYKN, translated from the coding sequence ATGGGAGTATTTTCAAGAATATCAAATATGTTTAAGGCAAAGGTGAATAACGCATTAGATGAGGCAGAAAATCCAATAGAACTTTTAGATCAAAAGATAAGGGATATGGAAGAAAATCTAAATAAGGCTAAATTAAGTTCTGCTCAGGTTTTAGGAAATGTACGTGAAACAGAAAAGAAAATGGTAGTGTCTCAAAATGAGTCAAAAGATTGGGAAGAAAAAGTAAAGCTTGCTGTTTCTAAGGGAAATGATGATTTAGCTAAAAGAGCACTTGAAAGAAAATTAGATGCAGATAAGAAACATTTATCTCTTCAAAGTAGCTATAAAGAAGCTAGTGGTAAAGCTGAATTCTTAAAAAAGAATTTAAAAGAGTTAGAAGATGAAATTCAAAAAACTAGAAGTTATAGAGATGAGGCAGCAGCTAGAATAAATAATGCTGAGGCATCAAAACAAGTTAATGAAATACTTGCAAATGTTCAAACTAAGACAAACTCAATTAAAATTGATGATATCGAAAGAAAGATTCAAAAGAAAGAAGCACTTGCTGAAGGCCTAGGAGATTTAAAACAGGTAGATAGCTTAGAAAATGAGTTCGAAGCCCTTGGAGGCACAACTGACTTAGATGCTGAACTTGCAAAGTATAAGAATTAA
- the recQ gene encoding DNA helicase RecQ, giving the protein MYKDETLNLLKTYFGYENFKKGQGEAIDSIINGKDSFVVMPTGAGKSLCYQIPALVLDGITLVISPLISLMKDQVDGLNSLGIGATYINSTLSKSEVEERVLDISKDKYKLVYLAPEGLDNINYLFRNIDIKIPLIAVDEAHCVSKWGHDFRPSYRNVNSFISTINPRPTILACTATATDVVQKDVISLLDLHDPNMFFTGFDRPNLNFKVFRGENKETFILNYLSNKKDESGIIYTSTRKETEQLYNLLNKNGYKTGMYHAGLAENIRREMQDNFMYENLNLMVATNAFGMGIDKSNVRFVIHYAIPKNLEAYYQEAGRAGRDGEPSECVLLFNNKDIQTQKYFIDTSPMDENKKFQDYNNLRTMVDYSYTQKCLRQFILEYFGEKDIADSCNNCSSCTNEIELKDITTEAQMIFSCVYRAGERYGVNIIMDVLKGSQNQKVLRFGLDKLSTYGLMKKYDRKFLDEVINKLIADGYLLMTSEQYPLLKLTSKSKLALKNKESISIQIVKLEKSVEKDDTLFDLLRALRKSISVELSIPPYVVFADFTLKELSTKLPLNEAEFGEIKGVGKSKLEKYGDRFLNLIKEYVEENEIVRDDTTLSSQITSNTVIIKDKAKSHHESYNLYKEGLNLNDIATTRNLSSVTIQKHIMDCFLEGMDVDLDDFIPKDSEGYILEAINKVGAEKLKPIKDELSPDIDYMAIKAVILKHKMA; this is encoded by the coding sequence ATGTATAAAGATGAAACATTAAATTTATTAAAAACCTACTTTGGTTATGAAAACTTTAAAAAAGGCCAGGGCGAGGCCATAGATAGTATCATAAATGGAAAAGATAGCTTTGTTGTTATGCCTACGGGAGCTGGTAAGTCCTTATGTTATCAGATACCAGCCTTAGTCTTAGATGGAATAACCTTGGTTATATCCCCTTTGATTTCACTTATGAAGGACCAAGTTGATGGTCTTAATAGTTTAGGCATTGGAGCTACCTACATAAATAGTACCCTATCTAAATCCGAGGTAGAAGAAAGAGTTTTAGATATATCTAAAGATAAATATAAATTAGTCTATCTCGCACCAGAAGGCCTTGATAATATTAATTACCTTTTTAGAAATATAGACATAAAAATACCCTTAATTGCTGTAGATGAGGCTCACTGCGTATCAAAGTGGGGTCATGACTTTAGACCAAGCTATAGAAATGTTAATAGTTTTATAAGTACAATTAATCCAAGACCTACAATACTTGCATGCACAGCTACTGCAACAGACGTAGTTCAAAAAGATGTAATAAGTTTATTAGACTTACATGATCCTAATATGTTTTTTACAGGTTTTGATAGACCTAATTTAAACTTTAAAGTATTCAGAGGTGAGAACAAGGAAACCTTTATTTTAAACTATCTATCTAATAAAAAAGATGAAAGTGGAATAATCTACACATCTACAAGAAAAGAAACAGAGCAATTATATAATTTATTAAATAAAAATGGATATAAGACAGGTATGTATCATGCTGGTTTAGCTGAAAATATTAGAAGAGAAATGCAAGATAACTTTATGTATGAAAATTTAAACCTTATGGTAGCAACCAACGCCTTTGGTATGGGTATAGATAAATCTAATGTACGTTTTGTAATACATTATGCTATTCCAAAAAACTTAGAGGCCTATTACCAAGAAGCTGGTCGTGCTGGCCGTGACGGTGAGCCTAGTGAGTGTGTACTCTTATTTAACAACAAAGACATACAAACTCAAAAGTATTTTATAGACACCTCTCCTATGGACGAGAATAAAAAATTTCAAGATTATAATAACCTTAGGACAATGGTTGACTACTCTTACACGCAAAAGTGTCTTAGACAATTTATATTAGAATATTTTGGTGAAAAAGATATAGCTGATAGTTGCAATAATTGCAGCAGTTGTACTAATGAAATTGAATTAAAGGATATAACTACAGAAGCTCAAATGATTTTTTCTTGTGTTTATAGAGCTGGCGAACGTTATGGAGTTAATATTATTATGGATGTATTGAAAGGATCCCAAAATCAAAAGGTATTAAGATTTGGTTTAGATAAACTATCTACTTATGGCCTTATGAAAAAATATGACAGGAAGTTTTTAGATGAGGTTATAAATAAGTTAATAGCTGATGGCTACCTTCTAATGACTAGTGAGCAATATCCGCTATTGAAATTAACCTCTAAATCAAAACTAGCATTAAAAAATAAAGAAAGTATATCTATTCAAATAGTAAAATTAGAAAAGTCTGTAGAAAAGGATGATACACTATTTGATTTATTAAGAGCTTTAAGAAAATCCATATCAGTAGAGCTTAGTATTCCACCTTATGTAGTATTTGCCGACTTTACCTTAAAGGAGTTAAGTACAAAGCTCCCATTAAACGAAGCTGAATTTGGGGAAATTAAAGGTGTGGGTAAGAGCAAGCTTGAAAAGTATGGTGATAGGTTCTTGAATTTAATAAAAGAATATGTGGAAGAAAATGAAATAGTTAGAGATGATACAACTCTTTCATCGCAAATAACTTCTAACACTGTAATAATAAAAGACAAGGCTAAAAGTCATCACGAAAGTTACAACTTATATAAAGAAGGACTTAACTTAAATGATATAGCAACTACAAGAAACTTAAGCTCTGTGACTATTCAAAAACATATTATGGATTGCTTTTTGGAAGGCATGGACGTAGACCTTGATGATTTTATACCAAAAGATAGCGAAGGGTATATATTAGAAGCTATAAATAAAGTAGGTGCTGAAAAGTTAAAACCAATTAAGGATGAACTCTCCCCCGATATAGACTATATGGCTATAAAAGCAGTTATTTTAAAGCATAAAATGGCTTAA
- a CDS encoding helix-turn-helix transcriptional regulator, whose translation MDIPSQGQKLKSLRTKLKLTQKDLVIEGVTREFISMVEKGKRKFSKATAICFMENIIEYAKVKSIDMDLTFDKEYLSRTVREDAEVYCKLSLEKCSTKEEYLEVLNICKEYELSNVMIMVYKEIGDKLLNEAKAVEAFINYDKAIEIIDQNNITEHKIRTLNNMGICKLRLLQYNEAIYYFNKSIELSHSTNDYKIYNKVLYNMCLVYSNMKNVYKALQYIKEAKERKDIKDEKNIFIKIRIIEALCYEEIDDYNKAIEIYKDLKDNLNIEDNIILGNIYNNLGIALFKNKDYESSKTYFNKSEELRIIYDRGCLSHTIIDKSMVYTYLKEYSEAIDIINHGLSLCNEYNDYKYLNKGYKYLEYIYKEQKDYSKLKETYNNILYHAGINNNTKEKISALSGIVKLEISLKNYEVIGEYMNMINESIDLI comes from the coding sequence TTGGACATTCCAAGTCAAGGACAAAAGCTTAAAAGCTTGAGAACTAAGTTAAAACTAACTCAAAAGGATTTAGTTATTGAAGGAGTTACAAGAGAATTTATTAGCATGGTAGAAAAAGGGAAACGGAAATTTAGTAAAGCCACAGCTATTTGTTTTATGGAAAATATAATAGAATATGCAAAGGTTAAATCTATAGATATGGATTTAACCTTTGACAAAGAATATCTTTCAAGAACAGTTAGAGAAGATGCTGAAGTGTATTGTAAGTTGTCCCTAGAAAAGTGTTCTACTAAGGAAGAGTATTTAGAAGTTTTAAACATTTGTAAAGAATATGAATTATCAAATGTAATGATTATGGTATATAAAGAAATCGGAGATAAACTTTTAAATGAAGCTAAGGCTGTTGAAGCGTTTATAAATTACGATAAAGCTATAGAAATAATAGATCAAAATAATATAACTGAACATAAGATTCGTACCTTAAATAATATGGGTATATGTAAACTAAGGCTACTACAATATAATGAAGCTATATATTATTTTAATAAGTCTATTGAGCTATCCCATAGTACGAATGACTATAAGATTTATAATAAAGTCTTATATAACATGTGCTTAGTGTATTCTAATATGAAAAATGTATACAAAGCATTACAATATATAAAAGAAGCTAAAGAAAGAAAAGATATTAAAGATGAAAAGAATATATTTATAAAGATAAGAATAATTGAAGCGCTTTGTTATGAAGAAATAGATGATTATAATAAAGCCATAGAGATATATAAGGATTTAAAAGATAATTTAAATATAGAGGATAATATTATACTAGGGAATATATATAATAACTTAGGTATAGCATTATTTAAAAATAAGGATTATGAATCAAGTAAAACTTATTTTAATAAATCTGAAGAACTAAGAATCATATACGATAGGGGTTGTTTATCCCATACTATTATAGATAAATCTATGGTATATACATATTTAAAAGAGTACAGTGAAGCTATAGATATAATTAATCATGGATTAAGCTTATGTAATGAATATAATGATTATAAATATTTAAACAAAGGTTATAAATATCTAGAATATATTTATAAAGAACAAAAGGATTATAGTAAGTTGAAAGAGACATATAACAATATTTTATATCATGCTGGGATTAATAATAACACAAAAGAAAAGATATCTGCTTTAAGTGGGATTGTAAAGCTTGAGATTAGTTTGAAGAATTATGAAGTTATTGGTGAATATATGAATATGATCAATGAAAGTATTGACTTAATTTGA
- a CDS encoding L,D-transpeptidase — translation MLKYFNNRRLIRNLIIIISTLIILSYAALCLKLYSKDLSTFKECFDNGDYIKANSIILNKGNFNIIKKIKIKKDLNTYFLNCIEQLEINENENNNEISEISREYILYTLREIERYDVVNSKITEIKDSMPMISSSRDVFEKAYKLFNDKDYVSAMKGLNEITPIYPEYLEVLDMKINCYSKIKEDTLDKADKLAKDKYYSKAISLIEDNLSLLKEDKELIDKVKEYEGEKGKYLSRKQKEEVQAVFNKQEVSAKQNINSFDIASGTNYLIIVNIKDQKTYVYKGSKNKWSLTKEFLCSTGVNGKETPKGTFTVQNKGDWFYTDKYDQGGKYWVGFKGNYLFHSVPFDKEQKKIVDTTLGKPASHGCIRLKVDESKWVYDNVPIGSKVIVK, via the coding sequence ATGCTTAAATATTTTAATAACAGAAGATTAATTAGAAATTTAATTATAATTATTTCAACTTTAATTATTTTGTCATATGCTGCTCTTTGCTTAAAACTTTATAGTAAGGATTTATCAACATTTAAGGAATGCTTTGATAATGGGGATTACATAAAAGCGAATTCAATTATTTTAAATAAAGGGAACTTTAATATTATAAAAAAGATTAAGATTAAGAAGGATTTAAATACTTATTTCTTAAATTGTATAGAACAATTAGAGATTAATGAAAATGAAAATAATAATGAAATTAGTGAAATCTCAAGAGAATATATATTATATACATTAAGGGAAATTGAAAGATATGATGTAGTTAATTCTAAAATTACAGAAATAAAAGATTCTATGCCTATGATTTCTAGTTCAAGAGATGTATTTGAAAAGGCGTATAAACTATTCAATGATAAGGATTATGTATCAGCAATGAAAGGGCTTAATGAAATAACACCAATTTACCCTGAATATCTAGAAGTTTTAGATATGAAGATAAACTGTTACTCAAAAATAAAAGAAGATACTTTAGATAAAGCAGATAAGCTTGCAAAGGATAAGTATTACTCTAAAGCTATATCTTTAATTGAAGATAACCTCTCTTTACTTAAAGAAGATAAAGAACTTATAGATAAGGTTAAAGAGTATGAAGGTGAAAAAGGTAAGTATCTTTCACGAAAACAGAAGGAAGAAGTTCAAGCTGTATTTAATAAACAGGAAGTTTCGGCAAAGCAAAATATAAATTCCTTTGATATAGCAAGTGGTACTAATTATTTAATTATTGTAAATATAAAAGATCAAAAGACCTACGTATATAAGGGTAGTAAAAATAAATGGTCTCTTACAAAAGAATTTTTATGCTCTACAGGCGTAAATGGGAAGGAAACACCTAAAGGAACCTTTACTGTACAAAATAAGGGAGATTGGTTTTATACTGATAAGTACGATCAAGGAGGTAAGTACTGGGTAGGATTTAAGGGAAACTATCTTTTTCACTCTGTACCTTTTGATAAAGAACAGAAAAAGATAGTAGATACTACTTTAGGGAAACCAGCCTCTCATGGTTGCATAAGATTAAAAGTTGATGAATCTAAATGGGTATATGATAATGTACCTATTGGATCAAAGGTTATTGTTAAGTAG